A genomic window from Magnetococcales bacterium includes:
- a CDS encoding ATP-binding protein, whose translation MKNKLVNTQNVKLFLAGILELERRGAREANMLMVVGDAGYGKTITVRRWADMSDAIYLKGRPKLSPNQVMEDLIWELGEKPKHTIGRMEKQARRLLMASQQPIVLDEAHFYLTDKASPLEMIRAVTETSENAVILVSTEEIQTTIRHFPPLWSRVIPTVVRMNPASLEDVSLFCSDLCEVTVADDLVREIYHHTEGRYRVIKNAVAIVEQFARRNRLERVTTADMVGEVIAHDWRDRSPLKVRKAKSRAKPRAGSV comes from the coding sequence AAGTTGTTTCTGGCTGGAATACTGGAGCTGGAGCGCCGAGGGGCGCGAGAGGCGAATATGTTGATGGTGGTGGGTGATGCGGGATACGGCAAAACCATCACCGTTCGGCGCTGGGCGGACATGAGTGATGCCATTTACCTCAAAGGTCGCCCCAAGCTGTCACCCAACCAGGTAATGGAGGATCTGATCTGGGAGTTGGGGGAAAAGCCGAAGCACACCATCGGTCGAATGGAAAAGCAGGCCCGACGACTGTTGATGGCGTCTCAGCAGCCTATTGTTTTGGATGAGGCGCATTTTTATCTAACCGACAAGGCGTCTCCCTTGGAAATGATTCGGGCTGTTACGGAAACGTCCGAAAACGCTGTGATTCTGGTTTCAACGGAGGAGATTCAAACGACAATCCGGCATTTCCCGCCCCTCTGGTCCCGAGTGATTCCCACTGTGGTGCGGATGAATCCGGCGAGCTTGGAGGACGTCTCCCTGTTTTGTTCAGACCTGTGTGAAGTCACGGTTGCAGATGATCTGGTGCGGGAGATTTATCACCACACCGAGGGGCGTTATCGGGTCATCAAGAACGCCGTCGCCATTGTGGAGCAGTTTGCCCGCCGCAACCGGCTGGAGAGAGTGACCACGGCAGATATGGTTGGCGAGGTGATCGCCCATGATTGGCGGGACAGATCACCCCTGAAGGTCCGCAAGGCCAAATCCAGGGCCAAACCTCGTGCCGGGAGTGTGTAG